In Bacillus sp. Marseille-Q1617, a genomic segment contains:
- a CDS encoding competence protein ComK, which produces MRERENPISMNTMAVYPAYHERYQSVILNQTGEHIFSKRPVLDLLDDVCMRNGASYDGRVKAVKHVLPYFRKTPLIISEDPHIVAFPTMSPQHYECTWLFCSHIENFSHTNGKTYVTFKNGSMLEVSCSVKVLRTQMERASATLNYFTSGLDLPPAAGNPEESMFTPSVYSSMLPLQPENQPPIQM; this is translated from the coding sequence GTGAGAGAAAGAGAAAATCCTATTTCAATGAATACGATGGCGGTTTACCCGGCCTATCACGAGAGGTATCAATCCGTCATACTGAATCAGACGGGGGAACATATCTTCAGTAAAAGGCCGGTCTTGGATCTCCTGGATGATGTGTGCATGAGAAATGGAGCTTCGTATGATGGCAGGGTTAAAGCAGTGAAGCATGTTTTGCCTTATTTCAGGAAAACTCCCCTCATAATCAGTGAAGATCCACACATAGTTGCTTTTCCAACCATGTCTCCCCAACATTATGAATGCACCTGGCTTTTTTGTTCCCACATCGAGAATTTCTCCCACACTAATGGAAAAACATACGTCACCTTTAAAAACGGTTCTATGCTCGAGGTCTCTTGTTCAGTCAAGGTTCTCCGCACACAGATGGAAAGGGCATCTGCGACATTGAATTATTTTACGTCAGGTTTGGATTTGCCGCCTGCCGCCGGAAATCCGGAAGAATCCATGTTCACTCCATCGGTTTACTCGAGTATGCTCCCTTTGCAGCCGGAGAATCAGCCTCCCATCCAAATGTAA
- a CDS encoding M4 family metallopeptidase — MKKRLIAPIALSTALIAATLPQGQALAVQPQDLAAAQTISVKQWNEKANVPLFVKERHAVKRMAATSNDALNYLQEKKSTLNMENPKASLKAKKVEKDELGMTHVRFSQTKNGIPVEGSEIIVHYNKNNEITSVNGSYHQSAEETDLNLSPQLSSSKAVEKAQSAVEAPEKLTYAPTSELVIYPFEGENHLTYKVNVNFLGEAPGNWFVFIDAETGEVVDQYNAIMHAEDINTQTGSGIGVLGEHRLLHISQTKEPNDGTMFQMADFSHEGLDGIITYDYSNNRLEVFKDKDAAFHSDFDRPAVDAHYNSEKVYEYYLNEHGRNSLDDEGMPIQSVVHYGNNYNNAFWNGTYMVYGDGDGEFMVPLSAGLDVAAHEMAHGVTSNSANLLYRFQSGALNEAFSDIFGALIDDENWELGEDIMAPAAKESGRESLRSLSDPSKYPVNAAYVPYGNGDGMYPSHMDEFYDLPRELDNGGVHINSSIINHAAYLTAQDIGREKLGKIYYRALTTYLTSLSDFSDARQAIIQSAEDLYGAGSAEAVAAAGGFDSVGITE, encoded by the coding sequence TTGAAGAAAAGACTAATTGCACCAATCGCACTTTCTACCGCTCTTATCGCTGCCACTCTGCCTCAAGGACAAGCACTGGCTGTGCAGCCTCAGGATCTTGCCGCCGCCCAGACAATATCTGTGAAGCAATGGAATGAAAAAGCAAATGTCCCTCTATTCGTAAAAGAAAGGCATGCTGTAAAACGTATGGCTGCCACCTCCAACGATGCACTCAATTATCTTCAAGAAAAGAAATCCACACTCAACATGGAGAACCCAAAAGCAAGTTTAAAAGCAAAGAAAGTAGAAAAAGATGAGCTGGGCATGACCCATGTCCGCTTTAGCCAAACCAAAAACGGCATCCCGGTAGAAGGTTCTGAAATCATCGTTCACTATAACAAGAACAATGAAATCACTTCTGTGAATGGATCTTACCACCAGTCAGCGGAAGAAACCGACCTCAACCTGTCACCTCAGTTATCAAGCAGTAAAGCGGTCGAAAAAGCCCAATCAGCTGTCGAAGCACCGGAGAAATTAACCTATGCACCGACCTCAGAACTCGTCATCTATCCTTTCGAAGGGGAAAATCACCTTACATATAAAGTGAATGTCAATTTCCTTGGAGAAGCACCCGGCAACTGGTTTGTGTTCATAGACGCTGAAACAGGTGAAGTAGTCGATCAGTACAACGCCATCATGCATGCGGAAGACATCAATACCCAGACAGGAAGCGGAATCGGGGTTCTAGGAGAACACCGTCTTCTTCATATCTCTCAAACAAAAGAGCCGAATGACGGCACGATGTTCCAGATGGCCGACTTCAGCCATGAAGGGCTGGACGGCATCATCACGTACGATTATTCCAATAACCGATTAGAAGTATTTAAGGATAAGGATGCTGCCTTCCATTCTGATTTTGACCGGCCGGCGGTAGACGCACACTATAATTCCGAAAAGGTTTATGAGTACTACCTTAATGAGCACGGCCGAAACTCCCTGGATGATGAAGGAATGCCGATTCAATCGGTCGTTCATTACGGGAACAACTACAACAACGCATTCTGGAACGGCACGTACATGGTCTACGGGGACGGAGACGGTGAATTCATGGTCCCTCTATCAGCCGGGCTCGATGTTGCCGCACATGAAATGGCTCACGGGGTGACATCAAACTCTGCCAACCTTCTATACCGCTTTCAATCCGGGGCTCTGAACGAAGCATTCTCCGATATTTTTGGAGCACTGATCGATGATGAAAACTGGGAGCTTGGTGAGGACATCATGGCCCCTGCTGCCAAAGAAAGCGGAAGGGAATCCCTGCGAAGCCTGAGTGACCCTAGTAAATATCCTGTAAACGCAGCTTACGTCCCTTACGGAAACGGAGACGGCATGTACCCTTCCCATATGGACGAGTTTTATGACCTCCCCCGCGAATTGGATAACGGCGGCGTTCATATCAACTCCTCCATCATCAATCATGCCGCTTACTTGACGGCCCAGGATATCGGACGTGAGAAGCTTGGTAAGATTTATTACCGTGCATTGACTACTTACCTGACAAGTCTGTCTGATTTCAGTGATGCGCGTCAGGCGATTATTCAATCCGCCGAGGACCTATACGGTGCAGGAAGCGCGGAAGCTGTTGCGGCGGCAGGCGGGTTTGATTCTGTCGGGATTACCGAATAA